In a genomic window of Rubrobacter aplysinae:
- a CDS encoding TRAP transporter permease — MSQAGEAVAEERGGKSAEDTLRQYNQESAYRTQLGIWKWVVLALGSALTIFQLYTALSGTYSSLVQGAVHVGAAFGLIFLLYPAKKSLSTRPGVVWYDVVLAALALWTNSYIVINFERLTTDALIFGFSTLDYTVAALGILLVLEGTRRCIGLPIVVIATLALIYGLFGPYMPIFAHPGFSWERLATETFFSSTSIFGTPIRVSSTFIYLFLFFGVLLVRTNIGQFFNDLAFGATGRFTGGTAKAAVAASGLQGMVSGSSVANTVASGSFTIPMMKRSGFRSEFAAATEASASTGGQIMPPLMGAAAFIMAIYTGVPYNEIIVLALIPAVLYFAGVFMGTHFEACRAGIRGLPREQLPALSGLLKRMDLLLPLVVIVGLLLSGRSPANAALYGIAAAFLLSLIRRETRMSPREMATILENGARVALPVIAACASAGIIAGMVTTTGLGGKLGGGIVELAGGIFFLVLIFTMIASIVLGMGLPTTANYVVTATVAAPILVQQFGVEIIAAHMFVFYFGIVADITPPVCLAAYAGAGIAGANPMRTGGNAVKIAIAAFIVPFIFVTNPVLLLQGATAANLIPALATALLGMTVISAGMMGYFLATSNLLERAVLLGAGVLLIYPSLPLSLIGLALTAALGLYQYLRKRGRGDDTEPKGDAGAGGSSPESSSADVPQA; from the coding sequence ATGAGCCAGGCGGGCGAGGCTGTAGCCGAGGAGAGGGGCGGGAAGAGCGCCGAGGACACACTCCGGCAGTACAACCAGGAGAGCGCCTACCGCACCCAGCTCGGCATCTGGAAGTGGGTCGTGCTCGCCCTCGGCTCCGCACTGACGATCTTCCAGCTCTACACGGCGCTCTCGGGCACCTACAGCTCGCTCGTGCAGGGCGCAGTCCACGTCGGGGCGGCTTTTGGCCTGATCTTCTTGCTGTATCCGGCCAAGAAGTCCCTGAGCACCCGTCCCGGCGTGGTCTGGTACGACGTGGTGCTCGCGGCCCTGGCGCTGTGGACCAACTCCTACATAGTCATCAACTTCGAGCGGCTGACCACGGACGCTTTGATCTTCGGCTTCTCCACGCTGGACTACACGGTTGCCGCGCTCGGCATCCTTCTGGTGCTAGAGGGAACACGCCGTTGCATCGGGCTCCCGATAGTCGTTATCGCGACCCTGGCCCTGATCTACGGCCTCTTCGGACCATACATGCCGATCTTCGCCCACCCCGGCTTCTCCTGGGAACGGCTGGCGACCGAAACTTTCTTTAGCTCGACCTCGATCTTTGGCACGCCCATCCGCGTCTCCTCGACGTTTATCTACCTGTTCCTGTTCTTCGGCGTCCTGCTCGTGAGGACCAACATCGGGCAGTTCTTCAACGACCTCGCCTTCGGGGCGACGGGCCGCTTTACAGGCGGCACCGCCAAGGCCGCCGTCGCCGCGAGCGGCCTGCAGGGCATGGTCTCCGGCAGCTCGGTGGCGAACACGGTCGCCTCGGGGTCCTTTACCATCCCGATGATGAAGCGATCCGGGTTCCGCTCGGAGTTCGCGGCCGCCACGGAGGCCTCGGCCTCGACGGGCGGCCAGATCATGCCGCCCCTGATGGGCGCGGCGGCCTTCATCATGGCGATCTACACCGGGGTCCCGTACAACGAGATCATCGTCCTCGCCCTTATCCCGGCGGTGCTGTACTTCGCCGGAGTTTTCATGGGCACCCACTTCGAGGCCTGCCGGGCGGGTATCCGGGGACTGCCCAGGGAACAGCTACCCGCTCTCTCCGGGCTGCTAAAACGGATGGACCTGCTGCTGCCACTGGTCGTGATCGTGGGCCTGCTGCTCTCGGGGCGTTCCCCGGCCAACGCCGCGCTGTACGGCATCGCGGCGGCGTTTCTTTTGAGCCTGATCCGGCGCGAGACCCGGATGTCCCCGCGCGAGATGGCGACGATTCTGGAAAATGGGGCCCGCGTGGCCCTTCCGGTAATAGCGGCCTGCGCCTCGGCCGGGATAATCGCAGGCATGGTCACGACCACGGGTCTCGGCGGCAAGCTCGGCGGCGGAATCGTGGAGCTTGCCGGCGGTATCTTCTTCCTGGTGCTGATCTTCACGATGATCGCCAGCATCGTGCTCGGCATGGGCCTGCCGACCACGGCCAACTACGTCGTCACGGCCACGGTGGCAGCCCCGATACTGGTGCAGCAGTTCGGGGTGGAGATCATAGCGGCCCACATGTTCGTCTTCTACTTCGGCATCGTGGCCGACATCACCCCACCCGTGTGCCTGGCGGCCTACGCGGGGGCCGGTATCGCGGGCGCGAACCCGATGCGCACCGGCGGCAACGCTGTCAAGATCGCGATAGCCGCGTTTATAGTCCCGTTCATCTTCGTCACCAACCCGGTACTGCTGCTCCAGGGCGCGACCGCGGCGAACCTCATACCGGCGCTGGCGACCGCGCTGCTCGGCATGACGGTCATAAGCGCGGGCATGATGGGATACTTCCTGGCGACCTCTAATCTGCTCGAGAGGGCCGTGCTGCTGGGTGCCGGGGTGCTGCTCATCTATCCGAGCCTGCCGCTCTCGCTGATCGGGCTCGCGCTCACGGCCGCGCTGGGTCTCTACCAGTATCTGCGCAAACGCGGGCGCGGGGACGACACGGAGCCCAAGGGCGATGCGGGGGCTGGTGGCTCAAGCCCGGAAAGCTCGAGCGCGGACGTTCCGCAGGCTTGA
- a CDS encoding APC family permease, whose amino-acid sequence GSQGGEEEFSGGLRRVVSLPLLLAFVVGNIVGGGIYAAPGEVAGVVGGGIWLPFLIAFIVAILTAFSYAELVSKYPGAGGAALFVNRAYGIPLLSFVIAFAVMCSGLSSASGLSVAFGGDYLSALTGGTFEGVGNVLIAVAFLLILAVINYLGIRGSATINAVLVIISVAGLVIIVLIGLLAILTGQVNFGGPFTFQTSGDEALGFALFSGAVLAFYAFIGFEDSANIAEETRNPSQVYPRALFGGLLTAAGLYLVVVIVTALVVPIGILSGSSAALLEVVEAGPLPVPPGLFSVAALVGITNTALINLIIASRVIYGMGREGVLQSAFGRVDQSRGTPIVAILFTTALALALVLFSGDFVDLAGTTTLLLLAVFAVVNATVLVLRRNRVRHSHFRAPSAIPILGSIAALVLLSQQDGGDFLRAGILIAIGLALYALNLFLKRRSGEGDPQRPQPTQSRVR is encoded by the coding sequence GGCTCGCAGGGGGGCGAAGAGGAGTTTTCCGGGGGGCTGCGGCGCGTAGTCAGCCTGCCGCTTCTGCTGGCTTTCGTGGTCGGCAACATCGTGGGCGGCGGGATCTACGCCGCGCCTGGCGAGGTAGCCGGAGTGGTTGGGGGTGGGATCTGGCTGCCCTTCCTCATAGCATTCATCGTGGCGATACTGACCGCCTTCTCGTACGCGGAACTGGTGTCGAAGTATCCGGGCGCCGGCGGGGCGGCGCTTTTCGTGAACCGGGCGTACGGGATTCCGCTGCTCTCGTTCGTCATCGCCTTCGCGGTGATGTGCAGCGGGCTCTCTTCGGCGAGCGGTCTGTCCGTGGCCTTCGGCGGGGATTACCTCTCGGCGCTGACCGGGGGGACCTTCGAGGGAGTTGGCAACGTGCTTATCGCGGTGGCGTTCCTGCTGATTCTGGCCGTGATCAACTACCTCGGAATCCGGGGCTCGGCAACTATCAACGCGGTGCTGGTAATCATCTCGGTCGCCGGGCTGGTGATAATCGTGCTGATCGGGCTCCTGGCGATCCTGACGGGGCAGGTGAACTTCGGCGGGCCGTTTACCTTCCAGACGTCCGGGGACGAGGCCCTGGGCTTCGCGCTGTTCAGCGGGGCGGTGCTGGCCTTCTACGCCTTCATAGGCTTCGAGGACTCGGCAAACATCGCCGAGGAGACCCGGAACCCGAGCCAGGTGTATCCGCGGGCGTTGTTCGGCGGGCTGCTGACCGCGGCCGGGCTGTACCTGGTGGTGGTCATCGTCACCGCGCTGGTCGTGCCGATCGGGATACTGTCCGGGTCCAGCGCCGCGCTTCTGGAGGTTGTGGAGGCCGGGCCGCTGCCGGTACCGCCGGGGCTGTTCTCAGTAGCCGCGCTGGTGGGGATCACGAATACGGCGCTCATCAACCTGATCATCGCCTCGCGCGTGATCTACGGCATGGGCCGGGAGGGAGTCTTGCAGTCGGCCTTCGGCCGGGTGGACCAGAGTCGCGGCACGCCGATAGTAGCCATCCTCTTTACCACCGCGCTGGCGCTGGCGCTGGTTTTGTTCAGCGGGGACTTCGTGGACCTCGCCGGGACCACGACGCTGCTCTTGCTCGCGGTCTTCGCGGTAGTGAACGCCACGGTGCTGGTCCTGCGCCGCAACCGGGTGCGTCACAGCCACTTCCGGGCGCCTTCGGCCATCCCGATCCTCGGGTCCATCGCCGCCCTCGTGCTCCTCAGCCAGCAAGACGGCGGCGACTTTCTGAGGGCGGGTATCCTGATCGCGATCGGCCTCGCCCTCTACGCGCTCAACCTCTTCCTCAAGCGGCGCTCCGGCGAGGGCGACCCGCAGCGGCCACAGCCGACACAGAGCCGGGTCAGATAA